The proteins below are encoded in one region of Acidobacteriota bacterium:
- a CDS encoding SdpI family protein: MTSDIVLILGGATMYWFSPRLRRHWALGYGSPRSMVNDATWQTANRFAGAALAVLTLTAMSLQVSLWSVIELNDLAQTLSLALTLSLPFLAMYFTEVYLARVFRN; this comes from the coding sequence ATGACGAGCGATATCGTGCTGATTCTGGGCGGCGCGACTATGTATTGGTTTTCCCCCAGGCTTAGACGCCACTGGGCCCTCGGCTATGGTTCGCCGCGATCGATGGTCAATGACGCCACCTGGCAGACAGCAAACAGATTTGCCGGGGCAGCCCTTGCAGTCCTGACGCTGACTGCGATGTCACTCCAGGTTAGCCTGTGGAGCGTGATCGAGTTGAATGATCTAGCCCAAACACTTTCGCTGGCATTGACTCTATCGCTCCCATTCCTCGCAATGTATTTCACCGAAGTGTATCTGGCACGGGTCTTCAGAAACTAA
- a CDS encoding serine hydrolase domain-containing protein, with the protein MKRITVLSLIATMFFTFTIGDGRVVAQSAKPGLPTARPEQVGMSAERLARIRKAMQRYVDRGLVPGVVTLVARRGRVVSFDAIGYRDVESKAPMTTDTIFRIASMTKPIASTGLMMLYEEGHFLLSDPISKFLPEFDNMKIAQAAQPSAGKDAPYNLVPATRPITFKHVLTHTAGFPNNYRGITRAEFTKNYPRKNTNETIVDVVKRLATMPLNFNPGEAWEYGPATDVVGRLVEVISGMTLDEYLRKRIFEPLKMSDTHFYLPAAKLNRFAANYQPDATNGNKLKLVEAPNAESRYVKEPHNYFSGAGGLASTAADYLRFHQMMLNGGELDGVRILGRKTVELMTTNHIGDLPVWLTGPGFGFGLGYSVVKDIGVTGQAGSAGAYGWGGAFCTYFQVDPKEELIGIVMTQVRPYDHLNIRQEFMALANQSIVDSAKPGSLTASRAPMR; encoded by the coding sequence ATGAAACGAATTACGGTCTTATCGCTGATCGCCACAATGTTCTTCACGTTCACCATCGGAGATGGCCGAGTGGTCGCGCAGTCAGCAAAGCCGGGGCTGCCAACAGCCAGACCAGAGCAGGTCGGGATGTCAGCCGAACGGCTGGCGCGCATTCGCAAAGCGATGCAGCGCTATGTGGATCGCGGGCTGGTTCCCGGCGTGGTCACGCTCGTGGCCCGGCGCGGCCGCGTGGTCAGTTTCGATGCGATCGGTTATCGCGATGTTGAATCCAAGGCTCCGATGACCACTGACACCATCTTTCGTATTGCGTCGATGACCAAACCCATTGCCTCCACCGGTCTGATGATGCTGTACGAAGAAGGACACTTTCTGCTTTCTGATCCGATCTCAAAGTTCCTTCCCGAGTTTGACAACATGAAGATCGCGCAGGCCGCGCAGCCTTCAGCAGGTAAGGACGCGCCTTACAACCTCGTGCCTGCAACGCGGCCGATCACTTTCAAACACGTTCTGACACACACGGCCGGATTCCCGAATAACTATCGGGGAATCACTCGGGCGGAGTTCACAAAGAACTACCCGCGGAAGAACACGAACGAAACCATCGTCGATGTAGTGAAGCGGCTCGCCACGATGCCGCTCAATTTCAATCCGGGCGAGGCGTGGGAGTACGGCCCGGCGACCGATGTCGTCGGCCGCCTCGTTGAAGTCATTTCCGGCATGACGCTTGACGAGTATCTGCGCAAGAGAATTTTCGAGCCGCTGAAGATGAGCGATACCCATTTCTATCTCCCAGCGGCCAAGCTGAATCGTTTCGCCGCGAACTATCAACCTGACGCTACGAACGGGAATAAGCTCAAGCTGGTCGAGGCGCCCAACGCCGAGAGCCGATACGTCAAAGAGCCGCACAACTACTTTTCCGGCGCGGGCGGTCTGGCTTCGACTGCGGCTGACTATCTCCGGTTTCATCAGATGATGCTCAACGGCGGAGAGCTTGACGGCGTGCGCATCCTGGGCCGCAAGACGGTCGAGTTGATGACGACCAATCACATCGGCGATCTGCCGGTCTGGTTGACGGGACCGGGCTTCGGTTTCGGCTTGGGTTACAGCGTTGTCAAGGACATCGGCGTGACGGGCCAGGCTGGTTCGGCGGGCGCTTACGGCTGGGGAGGCGCGTTCTGCACCTATTTCCAGGTCGATCCGAAAGAGGAGCTGATCGGCATCGTTATGACGCAGGTGCGGCCTTACGACCACCTGAACATCCGCCAGGAGTTTATGGCGCTGGCCAATCAGTCCATCGTCGATAGCGCCAAACCCGGGTCGCTGACTGCGAGCCGTGCCCCGATGCGTTGA
- a CDS encoding amidohydrolase family protein gives MWIPKYKRDELKGVDSPIPTQVVSNEEILPRPQSKKQQQVEHLIGKWGAENAKRLGMNRRDFMRSSMGFATAVLAMNAVHGDYWEVDAAEAFEPAATSEKWPKGDYFILDVQTHFTNSYDLGVERRAGSGGGFRQYEFLKNMGFNLKGDAEAYSFHNFVKEIFFDSETSMIVISGVPTKEKQRGVDGKVLEGADRSRTALPSWLMAKRKKDLNELAGCQRSLSQGNCAPNHYWDKVKNQPDWPALWEQMEREVKLYGIDSWKWYCHTDPGSSGGGFQLDDDMSAKFYEKSRQLGLRLFSVHKGFSYQSRTLGHLANPKDVEKAALQNPDLTFVIYHSALKHGPNEPNYVADNEFNATTGDFLWHNVLMDIKERNPKISNVYCEIGSSFGLLAVENPAMCQHLMGKNIKNYGADHVIWGTDCLWWGSPQWAIDLFKRFQFTDEMCEKFGYKKLTREDRSRILGLNAAKLYKVDLKAKRNGLPADALTKFKKVYKEEGGQASNRAYGWVRADG, from the coding sequence ATGTGGATACCGAAATACAAGCGCGATGAGTTGAAGGGAGTTGATTCGCCCATACCGACTCAGGTCGTGTCGAATGAAGAGATCCTCCCGCGGCCCCAGAGCAAGAAGCAGCAACAGGTCGAGCACCTGATCGGTAAATGGGGCGCGGAGAATGCTAAGCGGCTGGGAATGAACCGCCGCGACTTCATGCGTTCGTCCATGGGGTTTGCGACTGCGGTGCTCGCCATGAACGCGGTACATGGCGATTATTGGGAGGTTGATGCGGCAGAGGCTTTCGAGCCCGCGGCGACGTCCGAAAAATGGCCGAAGGGCGACTACTTTATCCTCGACGTTCAAACTCACTTCACCAACTCCTACGATTTGGGAGTGGAACGTCGCGCCGGCTCCGGCGGTGGGTTTCGCCAATATGAGTTCCTCAAGAACATGGGCTTCAACCTGAAAGGCGACGCAGAAGCCTACAGCTTTCACAACTTCGTGAAAGAGATATTCTTCGACAGCGAAACCAGCATGATCGTGATCAGCGGCGTGCCGACTAAAGAGAAGCAGCGGGGCGTGGACGGCAAGGTGCTCGAGGGCGCCGACCGAAGCCGCACCGCGCTGCCGAGCTGGTTGATGGCCAAGCGCAAGAAAGACCTCAACGAACTGGCCGGCTGCCAGCGCTCCCTTTCTCAGGGCAACTGCGCGCCAAACCACTATTGGGACAAGGTAAAAAACCAGCCCGATTGGCCGGCACTTTGGGAGCAGATGGAGCGCGAGGTGAAGCTTTACGGAATCGACTCGTGGAAATGGTATTGTCACACCGATCCCGGATCGAGCGGCGGGGGCTTCCAGCTCGATGATGACATGTCGGCGAAATTCTATGAGAAGTCACGGCAGTTGGGGCTCAGGCTGTTCAGCGTCCACAAGGGCTTCTCTTATCAGTCGCGCACTCTGGGACACCTGGCCAACCCCAAGGACGTGGAGAAGGCCGCGCTTCAGAATCCCGATCTAACTTTTGTGATCTATCACTCGGCGTTGAAGCACGGGCCAAACGAGCCGAATTACGTCGCTGACAACGAGTTCAACGCGACCACCGGCGACTTCTTGTGGCACAACGTGCTGATGGACATCAAGGAGAGGAATCCGAAGATCAGCAATGTCTACTGCGAAATCGGATCGTCGTTCGGGCTGCTCGCCGTCGAGAATCCAGCGATGTGCCAGCACCTTATGGGGAAGAACATCAAAAACTACGGCGCCGATCATGTCATCTGGGGAACGGATTGCCTGTGGTGGGGTTCACCGCAATGGGCGATAGATCTCTTCAAGCGATTTCAATTCACCGACGAGATGTGCGAGAAGTTCGGCTACAAGAAGCTGACCAGGGAAGACAGATCCAGGATCCTCGGATTGAACGCCGCGAAGCTCTACAAGGTAGACCTGAAGGCAAAGCGCAATGGTCTGCCCGCGGACGCGCTGACGAAATTCAAAAAGGTTTACAAAGAGGAGGGTGGCCAGGCTTCAAACAGAGCTTACGGTTGGGTGCGAGCCGACGGCTAG
- a CDS encoding protein kinase: MISQSISHYRIIEKIGAGGMGEVYLAEDTRLGRKVALKVLPAQFTKDESRLRRFEKEARATSALNHPNILTVFEVGQTEDLHFIATEFIEGKTLRQYAALTRIELSKALDISIQVASALSVAHQAGIAHRDIKPENLMLREDGYVKVLDFGLAKLIGEKGPTTDTEAATIAKADTAPGTVMGTANYMSPEQVRGLEIDPRTDIFSLGVVLYELIARRRPFDGPTPTDVIVAIVAKEPAPLGQFAPNVPNELERIVTKALAKDREERYQSAKDLLIDLKRLKQRLEVEAEISRSFPSGIERQSSGELPKLLPSIAVLPFANTSADPDNEYFCEGLAEELINALAKLDGLRVMARTSAFSFKGKNADVREIGMKLNVSSVLEGSVRKVGNRLRIMAQLINVADGYHIWSERYDRQMEDIFDIQDELSLAITNALKVRLLDTERAALLQRRIDNPEAYRLYLLGRFHLNKYTEEGCKKAVEYFEQAIGIEPGYAPAYSGLADSYRRLWIFGYIPPDKTVPQWKTAAAKALELDDTLAEAHVSLASLKCLYDWDWRGAELEFKRGIELDPNNPLAYQNYGYVFIARGQMEEALAQSRRALELDPLSMTQNTHMGYILAYARQYDRALERGRKIIEIEPRHHGGYTLMGYAYRAKEMYNEALEVIQKSIALGGGAVAMIIAAGSYAGMGKLDEARQGLDKLLAIRQQKYMPAYFIASIYSALGDTDRAFDWLEKAYEEHNGFLVFLKVQQSFDRLHSDPRFNELLRRIGLPLETSVSR, from the coding sequence ATGATATCTCAAAGCATCTCCCACTACCGCATCATTGAAAAAATCGGCGCAGGCGGAATGGGCGAGGTTTATCTAGCTGAAGACACGCGCTTGGGCCGCAAGGTCGCCTTAAAAGTGCTACCCGCTCAATTCACCAAGGATGAGAGCCGGTTGCGCCGCTTTGAGAAGGAGGCGCGGGCCACTTCTGCGCTCAATCACCCCAACATCCTTACCGTTTTTGAAGTCGGCCAGACCGAAGACCTGCATTTCATCGCCACAGAATTCATAGAGGGCAAGACGCTGCGTCAATATGCTGCACTCACAAGAATCGAGTTGAGCAAAGCGCTGGATATCAGCATCCAAGTTGCGAGCGCACTATCGGTAGCACATCAGGCGGGTATCGCGCATCGGGACATCAAGCCCGAGAATCTGATGTTACGAGAGGATGGCTATGTAAAAGTGCTCGACTTCGGGTTGGCAAAACTGATCGGGGAAAAAGGCCCAACAACCGACACGGAAGCCGCAACTATCGCCAAGGCCGACACTGCCCCGGGCACAGTTATGGGGACAGCAAACTACATGTCGCCGGAGCAGGTGCGAGGACTGGAAATCGATCCGCGCACTGACATCTTCAGCCTGGGTGTGGTGCTTTATGAGTTGATTGCCCGTCGCCGGCCGTTTGATGGCCCGACACCGACAGACGTGATCGTCGCAATAGTGGCCAAGGAACCTGCGCCCCTCGGTCAGTTCGCGCCAAATGTTCCAAACGAGTTGGAGCGTATTGTTACCAAGGCGCTCGCCAAGGATCGCGAAGAAAGGTATCAATCAGCCAAAGACTTGCTAATTGATCTCAAGCGATTGAAGCAACGTTTAGAGGTTGAGGCTGAAATCTCACGTAGCTTCCCATCAGGAATCGAACGGCAGAGTTCGGGGGAATTGCCGAAGCTTCTCCCTTCGATTGCCGTGTTGCCGTTCGCAAACACGAGCGCAGACCCTGACAACGAGTATTTTTGCGAGGGGCTTGCCGAAGAATTGATAAACGCGCTGGCAAAACTCGACGGGTTGCGGGTGATGGCTCGCACTTCTGCCTTTTCGTTCAAGGGCAAGAATGCCGACGTACGCGAAATAGGCATGAAGCTGAATGTGAGCAGTGTTCTTGAAGGAAGTGTGAGAAAAGTTGGAAATCGGTTGAGAATCATGGCGCAACTCATCAACGTGGCTGATGGCTACCATATTTGGTCAGAACGGTACGATCGCCAGATGGAAGACATATTCGATATTCAGGATGAACTGTCGCTTGCCATTACCAACGCGCTGAAAGTCAGATTGCTCGACACCGAAAGAGCTGCGCTGCTCCAGCGCCGCATAGACAACCCGGAAGCCTATCGGCTGTATCTCCTGGGACGGTTTCATCTCAATAAGTACACGGAAGAGGGGTGCAAGAAGGCCGTCGAATACTTTGAGCAGGCAATTGGGATCGAGCCCGGCTACGCGCCGGCTTACAGCGGGCTCGCGGATTCCTACAGAAGGCTCTGGATCTTTGGCTATATTCCTCCGGACAAGACGGTGCCGCAGTGGAAGACAGCGGCGGCAAAAGCTCTCGAACTCGACGACACCCTGGCCGAAGCTCACGTTTCTCTGGCGTCGCTCAAATGTCTCTATGATTGGGATTGGCGCGGAGCTGAACTCGAATTCAAGCGCGGCATCGAGTTGGATCCAAACAATCCTCTAGCATATCAGAATTATGGCTACGTTTTCATAGCGCGGGGGCAGATGGAAGAAGCATTGGCGCAAAGCCGTCGCGCGCTCGAGCTTGATCCACTCTCGATGACACAGAACACGCATATGGGATATATCCTAGCCTACGCCCGGCAGTACGATCGAGCTCTAGAACGAGGACGCAAGATTATCGAAATCGAGCCTCGGCATCACGGCGGTTATACTCTCATGGGGTACGCATATCGAGCGAAAGAGATGTACAACGAAGCCTTAGAAGTTATCCAGAAATCTATTGCTTTGGGCGGCGGAGCGGTGGCCATGATTATCGCTGCAGGCAGTTACGCAGGAATGGGAAAGCTCGACGAGGCGCGCCAGGGACTCGACAAACTACTGGCGATACGACAGCAAAAATATATGCCCGCATATTTCATAGCGTCGATTTACTCAGCGCTTGGAGATACAGATAGGGCATTCGACTGGCTGGAAAAGGCCTATGAGGAGCACAACGGTTTTCTGGTTTTCCTGAAGGTACAGCAGTCCTTTGACCGCCTGCACTCAGACCCCAGGTTCAACGAACTATTGCGGCGCATCGGATTGCCGCTTGAGACTTCCGTCTCTCGCTAG
- a CDS encoding serine hydrolase domain-containing protein, whose translation MKPSTRVMSIFAVVLLAVGAAGQGIRSVAPNGTGLSNERLDRINAVMKEHVAQGHIAGAIGLIARRGKVGYFETYGFQDKEAGVSMRKDTIFRMYSMTKPITGVAVMLLYEEGKFYLSDPVSKYLPELANMKVAVVETDPQTGKKTRYSVPAQREITILDLLRHTSGIDYRGPADAEGKFIYEKLGTNSTDQTIGEMVKKISQAPLVHQPGTMWEYGLSMDVLARLVEVVSGKPYDKFLEERIFKPLGMVDTGYTVPAEKASRFSKLYAPADGGTIKLNTTPAQSSYLKPAVNFGGGSQSVSTASDYLRFCQMLLNGGELDGVRLLSRKTVELMTSDHLGEMPRGGLLPKGYGFGFTMAVGHSAGKTGVIGSAGEYFWGGAAGTRFWIDPKEQMIGIFMIQILPHTNLTYGTQFRQLAYQAISD comes from the coding sequence ATGAAGCCGTCTACTCGCGTGATGTCGATTTTTGCGGTTGTACTTTTGGCGGTTGGCGCTGCTGGTCAGGGAATTCGCTCAGTCGCGCCAAACGGAACAGGGCTTTCCAACGAACGTCTCGATCGCATCAATGCGGTGATGAAGGAACACGTAGCCCAGGGACATATCGCCGGGGCGATCGGCCTGATCGCGCGCCGAGGCAAGGTGGGCTATTTCGAGACCTACGGATTTCAGGACAAAGAGGCCGGGGTCAGCATGCGCAAGGACACGATCTTCCGCATGTACTCGATGACCAAGCCGATCACCGGCGTCGCGGTGATGCTGCTATACGAGGAAGGTAAGTTCTACCTCAGCGATCCGGTCTCCAAGTATCTTCCCGAGCTTGCCAACATGAAGGTTGCGGTTGTCGAAACCGATCCGCAGACCGGCAAGAAGACGCGTTACAGCGTTCCTGCTCAGCGTGAGATCACGATCCTCGATCTGCTGCGGCACACTTCAGGGATCGATTACCGAGGGCCCGCAGACGCGGAAGGTAAATTCATTTATGAAAAGCTCGGGACCAACTCCACCGATCAAACAATCGGCGAAATGGTCAAAAAGATCAGCCAGGCGCCGCTGGTACATCAACCGGGGACGATGTGGGAGTACGGCCTCTCGATGGATGTTTTGGCGCGGCTGGTCGAAGTCGTTTCGGGCAAACCCTACGACAAGTTCCTCGAAGAACGGATCTTCAAACCGTTGGGCATGGTCGACACAGGCTATACGGTGCCGGCTGAGAAGGCGAGCCGGTTTTCGAAACTCTACGCGCCAGCCGATGGTGGGACCATCAAGCTCAACACCACGCCTGCGCAAAGCTCTTACCTCAAGCCCGCGGTGAATTTCGGCGGCGGCTCGCAATCGGTGTCAACCGCTTCGGACTATTTGCGGTTCTGCCAGATGCTGCTCAACGGAGGGGAGCTTGACGGCGTTCGACTGTTGAGCCGCAAGACGGTTGAGTTGATGACTTCAGACCACCTTGGGGAGATGCCGCGCGGCGGCCTGCTGCCAAAGGGCTACGGCTTCGGCTTCACAATGGCAGTCGGTCACAGCGCCGGGAAGACCGGAGTGATTGGTTCGGCGGGCGAGTACTTTTGGGGAGGCGCCGCGGGAACGCGCTTCTGGATTGATCCCAAGGAGCAGATGATCGGAATTTTCATGATTCAGATTTTGCCCCACACGAATCTGACGTACGGCACCCAGTTCCGGCAACTCGCTTATCAGGCTATTTCGGATTAG
- a CDS encoding cytochrome c, whose amino-acid sequence MKMRLLKLGAVIAGLSLLLVIGASASGPAKTSATFTKDVAPILYKRCIECHRTGEIAPMSLLNYQEVRPWAKSIRQRVAERSMPPWSADPHYGKFSNDASLSQKEIDTIVAWVDAGSPKGDDKDMPPTPKFVEGWTIGKPDVVLAMQEEHSIPADGTVPYRYFTIPTGFKEDKWVQAMEIRPGNRGVVHHVIAFVQEAGATTRRGGGGGESQQGRGQLGGITPNKTGVVFSPGTARLIKAGSSIVFQMHYTTNGEATKDRTSIGLVFTKEPPTRTLVTGNALNARFVIPPGEASHEVKSSTTFKEDVHLTSFMPHMHFRGKDFIYTAVYPDGRSEVLLSVPKYDFNWQLTYVLEKPIALPKGTRLDCVAHFDNSTKNKFNPDPTKEVRWGDQTWEEMMIGWFSFTRDAEQRETAVAKSPSAK is encoded by the coding sequence ATGAAAATGCGCTTACTCAAATTGGGGGCCGTTATCGCAGGGCTAAGCTTGCTCCTGGTGATTGGAGCCTCTGCGAGCGGGCCTGCTAAAACCAGCGCGACTTTCACCAAGGACGTCGCTCCGATTCTTTACAAGCGCTGCATCGAGTGTCACCGGACGGGCGAAATCGCTCCGATGTCTCTGCTCAACTATCAAGAGGTGCGCCCGTGGGCCAAGTCTATCCGGCAACGCGTGGCGGAGCGCTCGATGCCGCCCTGGTCTGCTGATCCGCACTACGGAAAGTTTTCAAATGACGCGAGTCTTTCTCAAAAAGAGATCGATACGATAGTGGCATGGGTTGATGCGGGCTCGCCCAAGGGTGACGACAAGGACATGCCGCCGACGCCGAAGTTCGTAGAGGGCTGGACGATCGGCAAGCCCGACGTCGTGCTCGCCATGCAGGAAGAGCACTCGATTCCCGCCGACGGAACTGTGCCTTACCGTTACTTCACGATCCCCACCGGCTTCAAAGAGGACAAGTGGGTTCAGGCGATGGAGATCAGGCCCGGCAACCGCGGCGTGGTGCATCACGTTATTGCCTTCGTTCAGGAAGCTGGCGCCACCACGCGTCGAGGGGGCGGCGGAGGTGAGTCGCAGCAGGGCAGGGGCCAGTTGGGAGGTATCACACCAAACAAGACCGGCGTGGTCTTTAGTCCCGGCACTGCGCGGCTTATCAAAGCGGGCTCGAGCATAGTCTTCCAAATGCACTACACGACAAACGGGGAAGCGACAAAAGACCGCACGAGCATCGGGCTGGTCTTCACCAAGGAGCCTCCGACTCGGACGCTGGTTACGGGCAATGCCTTGAACGCGCGCTTTGTTATTCCGCCGGGAGAGGCCAGCCACGAGGTGAAGTCATCAACTACGTTCAAAGAGGACGTGCATCTGACGTCTTTCATGCCGCATATGCATTTCCGCGGAAAGGATTTTATTTACACAGCAGTGTATCCGGATGGCCGTTCAGAGGTCCTGCTCAGCGTGCCGAAGTATGACTTCAACTGGCAGTTGACCTACGTGCTGGAGAAACCGATCGCGCTTCCCAAGGGGACGCGACTGGATTGTGTGGCGCACTTTGACAACTCGACTAAGAACAAATTCAATCCGGATCCGACCAAGGAAGTGCGTTGGGGCGATCAGACCTGGGAAGAGATGATGATAGGCTGGTTCAGTTTTACCCGTGATGCTGAACAGCGCGAGACGGCCGTCGCTAAATCGCCTTCGGCCAAGTGA
- a CDS encoding thiol-disulfide isomerase: protein MKRTSGLCLTAGLLLAVVFLFQLSTSASDKPPSSVTFNKDVASILYKNCAACHRPGEIAPMSLLNYKEVRPWAKSIREVVVERRMPPWLADPQHGEFANDRRLSQKEIDTIVAWVDAGAKEGDVKDRPAAPPLPDVGWKFGKPDVELAMTLEASVPADGVVAYRHFVVPTNFTEDKYVQFAEIKRGDPSVVHHVIVSVREPGQGPLPPAGEINLGAAANREGEARTAQQSNQPGGRGNTQDGMLLGWAPGMTPLNLRPGHAKLIKKGSVLIFQMHYTTNGQASKDRTSIGVYFAKGPVEKRVITTGAVSRNLVIPAGDPNYESKATFNFKEDSHIVSFMPHMHVRGKDFEYKLVYPDGTSKILLKVPKYDFNWQLVYFMKEPVAAPKGSRIECVAHHDNSERNKYNPDPTKEVRWGPQTWEEMMIGWLDYTMDGQNLRTETASK from the coding sequence ATGAAACGCACCAGCGGACTTTGCCTGACTGCGGGGCTGCTGTTGGCCGTGGTCTTCCTATTCCAGTTGTCGACAAGCGCTAGCGACAAGCCGCCATCCTCAGTCACCTTCAACAAGGATGTCGCGTCGATTCTGTACAAGAACTGCGCCGCGTGTCACCGGCCGGGCGAAATCGCTCCAATGTCGCTGCTCAACTACAAAGAAGTTCGTCCCTGGGCGAAGTCGATTCGCGAGGTCGTCGTTGAGCGCCGGATGCCGCCCTGGCTCGCTGATCCGCAACACGGCGAATTCGCCAACGACCGCCGTCTCTCCCAGAAGGAGATTGACACCATCGTCGCCTGGGTTGACGCCGGAGCTAAAGAGGGAGACGTAAAGGATCGGCCGGCCGCTCCGCCATTGCCGGATGTAGGTTGGAAGTTCGGGAAGCCGGACGTTGAGCTTGCGATGACTCTGGAAGCGAGCGTGCCCGCGGACGGTGTGGTTGCCTATAGGCACTTCGTGGTGCCCACCAACTTCACCGAAGACAAGTACGTTCAGTTTGCTGAGATCAAGCGAGGTGATCCGAGCGTGGTGCACCACGTGATCGTCAGCGTGCGCGAACCTGGTCAGGGACCGTTGCCGCCGGCGGGCGAGATCAACCTTGGCGCAGCCGCCAACCGCGAAGGCGAAGCAAGAACTGCTCAGCAATCGAATCAGCCCGGCGGCAGAGGTAACACTCAGGACGGAATGCTGCTTGGCTGGGCGCCAGGGATGACTCCTCTGAACCTCCGCCCGGGCCACGCCAAGCTGATCAAGAAAGGCTCCGTGCTCATTTTCCAGATGCACTACACGACAAACGGACAGGCCAGTAAGGATCGGACAAGCATAGGTGTCTACTTCGCAAAGGGTCCGGTCGAGAAGCGGGTAATCACAACCGGCGCGGTGTCTCGCAATCTGGTGATCCCGGCCGGCGACCCGAACTACGAATCAAAAGCGACCTTTAACTTTAAGGAAGACTCTCACATCGTCAGCTTCATGCCGCACATGCATGTTCGCGGGAAGGACTTCGAGTATAAGCTGGTGTACCCAGACGGCACTTCGAAGATCCTGCTAAAAGTGCCGAAGTATGATTTCAACTGGCAACTGGTTTACTTCATGAAGGAACCGGTCGCCGCGCCAAAGGGCAGCCGCATCGAGTGCGTCGCGCACCACGACAACTCCGAACGGAACAAATACAATCCTGACCCGACCAAGGAAGTTCGCTGGGGTCCGCAGACGTGGGAGGAGATGATGATCGGGTGGTTGGACTACACCATGGATGGTCAAAATCTCCGGACCGAAACCGCGTCCAAGTAA
- a CDS encoding alpha/beta hydrolase: MEPISHYYYSHRLKLHFWDWGNEGKPALILVHGGLDHARNWDWVARALRTQFHVYAIDLRGHGNSQWAPGALYSIAEHVLDLSALADIINASPIYLVGHSLGGIVTLFYSGVYPDRVKKAISIEGLGPPTNHRIFRPASERMRNWIEAIRQTERRDPHSYPSLDSAVARMKEANPHLSDEVARHLTLHGTNWNADGSLVWKFDNYARPFAPYGHNREDFVEIMGQITCPVLLFWGMESWAPDPESDGRAQVIKNQRLIKVAGAGHWVHHDQLEVFLTETMKFLLEP; this comes from the coding sequence TTGGAGCCCATTTCACACTACTATTACTCGCACCGCTTAAAGCTGCACTTCTGGGATTGGGGCAATGAAGGCAAGCCCGCGCTCATCCTGGTTCACGGCGGGTTGGATCACGCTCGCAACTGGGATTGGGTCGCCCGAGCGCTACGCACGCAGTTTCACGTCTATGCAATCGATCTTCGCGGGCACGGCAATAGCCAGTGGGCTCCCGGAGCGCTCTACAGCATAGCCGAGCACGTGCTTGACCTCTCGGCACTCGCCGACATCATCAATGCCTCTCCCATCTACCTGGTCGGCCATTCGTTGGGCGGGATCGTCACCCTGTTCTATTCCGGCGTCTACCCGGATCGAGTAAAGAAAGCGATCTCGATCGAAGGCCTGGGCCCGCCCACCAACCATCGCATATTCCGGCCTGCCTCGGAACGAATGCGCAACTGGATCGAAGCGATTCGACAGACCGAGCGCCGTGACCCGCACAGCTACCCGAGCCTCGATTCAGCGGTCGCCCGAATGAAAGAAGCCAACCCGCATCTTTCAGATGAAGTAGCCCGGCATCTGACGCTTCACGGCACTAACTGGAACGCCGACGGTTCGCTGGTGTGGAAGTTCGACAACTATGCGCGGCCGTTCGCGCCTTACGGTCACAACCGGGAGGACTTCGTCGAGATAATGGGCCAGATCACATGTCCGGTCTTGTTGTTCTGGGGAATGGAAAGCTGGGCGCCCGATCCTGAATCGGACGGCCGCGCTCAGGTCATCAAGAACCAGCGTCTGATCAAAGTCGCCGGCGCCGGTCACTGGGTCCACCACGATCAGTTGGAGGTATTCCTAACAGAGACGATGAAGTTTCTCCTCGAGCCCTGA